The sequence AAGAAGTGACGAGAAGAATGTCATGGCAATTGTCCGACTCTCTTCATATATAAGACAGACAATTATGCCTTCATTCGCGTACGTAACACGTAGTTTCAGGCAGAACATGTGCCCTAAATCGTAGGAAAGAAATATTTCGCTTTTCGGATATTTTAGATTCCGCATCACAATCATCCCAATTGTCTCAAAGCCACCAAAATGGTTACCTACGCCATCTTAGGCAGTACCGGAAACTGCGGCACAGCGCTTATCCAGAACCTTCTTTCGTCACCTCACAATAGGATCCATGCCTATTGCCGCAACCAAGCTAAACTGCACCAGTTACTCCCAGAAGTCGTCAACAATGCACAAGTGCAGGTCTTTACGGGCAGCATATTAGACCTACCACTAATCACCAAATGCATCCGAGGCAGCCAAGTAGTTTTCCTCGCGGTCACCACTAATGACAACATTCCTAGTTGCCGCCTTGGCCAAGACAGTGCCTTGACAGTCGTCAAGGCCTTGGAGAATATCAAAAAAGAGACCGGACCAGAGTTCAAGGCTCCAAAATTGGTCTTGCTCAGCTCTGCCACAATCGATGACCACCTTGCTCGCCATATGCCCGGCTGGTTTCGTCCGGTAATGCTTACAGCAGCCTCCCATGTCTACAAAGATCTGAGAATTACGGAATCTTTTTTACGATCACATGAAGACTGGATTAAGACTATCTACATCAAGCCAGGTGGATTGTCTCCAGATGTTGCTCGTGGATATCAGCTATCTCtagatgaggaagagagcTTCATCAGTTATTTAGATCTTTCGGCCGCTATGATAGAAGCAGCGGAAAATATTGAGGGTATTTATGACGGAAAAAATGTATCGGTGGTCAACAAGACGCGAGGAGTGGGTGCTAGATTCCCTCGTGGCACCCCGACGTGCATTTTCATGGGGTTGATGAGACATTACTTTCCTTGGATGCATTCATATTTACCATCTACAGGTCCTGCTTAGACATCCACAATATTAAAGAACTGATAGCCTAGATTGAAATGCGCCACTTTGTACACTCTGATAGAGCAGCCCAAAAATCGCTCTTTCTGGCCAATTATTGTGGATGTGCTTGATAAAGCTAGTGTTGCTAAAATGAACTTTTACGTATTTCGATATCCACGTATTGGATACAAAGGTTTTTGGGTCCTGGGTTGGATTAAAATATATGGAGAAGAAtcataatcttttttttctttttggcagATTAAGGCAAAGTAATACGTTGAATTCCATGCATTGTTCGCACAGGAGATATATGTGTTGTGACTTTACGATTCTAAACCCAGAAAACCTACAGCTAGGCTCTTACCAAGATATCCGACGAACTTTATCGAACTTTATcgaatttattagctttattcaTCTTgtcccccttctcctcctttttatCATGATATTAAGAACACcgataatataatacttgtCTTCTCTCGGGACAGCACTATGTCCGATCGGAAGTCGGAACCTCCCTCGAGAATGCTAATGCCGAGTGTCACGCTTACTTGGCGTCTGCCTGTACCTTGTATTTGATCTTTTTAAAACCAAGACAATCATTTGAGAACATCTCTCTCCTAAACTTCGTGCATGGTATAGAATGCCACTACCTTGACTACCGGTCGAATCATTCCTCACCTTGTTTCGCCGCAGCATAACAATGTCTATTACTAGCTCTCAAGCTACCTCAGTGGTAACAGGAGCGTTTCTCGCAGGCATGTCGTTATCATATACTATTCACGCAGATGCCAGGATGCAGATTGGCTAACCAGGACTAAACACATGTAGGGTCAATGATGGCACTCTCATTTCTAGCTGTACCAGTGTTCTTAGAAACTACCACGGACGCGAAGCAGCTCTTGTTCCAATGGGTTCGCATGTACCACTACGGTCATCAAATTATGCCGACCATGGCAATTAGCACGTTTCTCTTACACCTTTATACTTGCTACGAACGTAGCAAAGCTCAAAAATCATGGGCCATTTTCGGACTAGCAAGTGCTGCAACGATTATTATGCTCCCGTTTACGTGGTTCGTCATGGCTCCAACCAATAACCAGTTGTTTCTATTAGAGTCTGCGAGTAAGACCGGGCCTTCGGTAGCAGGGATAGCGGAGGTCAAGGCTCTAGTGGTAAGGTGGGCTTGGATGCATGTTTGGCGATCAATGATGCCATTAACGGGCGTTGTGTTGGCGACATTAGGCACTTTCAGTTCAGTAGCTCTATAGAGTAGATGGAGGAAGCCGTTCTAGCCAGAATAGCGTATGATCCCAAAGCAAAAGGCAGACACACCTGGATATTCATCGACCGTTACATACCTGCCTAAGAGCCGCTGTACCTTATGCTGGGTAGGGGTTTTTAGTATAGTATTTCACTTTTTGAAAGCAatttagctaattaattcagttatttaaggtattttgAATCGATTCAAGCCGTGACGTGTTGAGAAGAATTCTGCTAACTTTGCCCATGGAACTGAACCTGTAACAAGTTTAATTGGCCCTTCTAATCAACGCCATTTACCAATATCGGGCCCCGAGCCTTCAGCTGTCGCATCACAATTTATGCGAAGGATTAGAGCCGAATCGCTGCTTATATCTGACATGCATGTCTGCCCCTCACGTTCGGGCATCGGGG comes from Trichoderma asperellum chromosome 3, complete sequence and encodes:
- a CDS encoding uncharacterized protein (EggNog:ENOG41~antiSMASH:Cluster_3.8), with protein sequence MVTYAILGSTGNCGTALIQNLLSSPHNRIHAYCRNQAKLHQLLPEVVNNAQVQVFTGSILDLPLITKCIRGSQVVFLAVTTNDNIPSCRLGQDSALTVVKALENIKKETGPEFKAPKLVLLSSATIDDHLARHMPGWFRPVMLTAASHVYKDLRITESFLRSHEDWIKTIYIKPGGLSPDVARGYQLSLDEEESFISYLDLSAAMIEAAENIEGIYDGKNVSVVNKTRGVGARFPRGTPTCIFMGLMRHYFPWMHSYLPSTGPA
- a CDS encoding uncharacterized protein (TransMembrane:4 (i12-32o52-70i82-103o145-163i)~antiSMASH:Cluster_3.8), which gives rise to MSITSSQATSVVTGAFLAGSMMALSFLAVPVFLETTTDAKQLLFQWVRMYHYGHQIMPTMAISTFLLHLYTCYERSKAQKSWAIFGLASAATIIMLPFTWFVMAPTNNQLFLLESASKTGPSVAGIAEVKALVVRWAWMHVWRSMMPLTGVVLATLGTFSSVAL